One Candidatus Latescibacterota bacterium genomic window, TGTTTCGTATAACTCCTTGTCAGATGCAAGTCTGTCGAAGGCTCTCAAGATCTGTTCCGGACTTCCAGGTTGAATCAGAAGCCCTGTCACTTCGTCCTCAACGATATCGGGGATTGATTTCCACCTGGTAGTGATGATTGGAACGC contains:
- a CDS encoding glycosyltransferase, whose translation is VPIITTRWKSIPDIVEDEVTGLLIQPGSPEQILRAFDRLASDKELYETLSSGGYEFARTFSEKTVVKTLLIDEILGLNKKNQE